The Herminiimonas arsenitoxidans sequence GTGAACACGAATACGCTGCAATCGGCATTTGCATCTCCTGTTGCCACCAGCAAACTCTCCAACAGGAACAATATTGCTATATGTGAGATGGCGTACAGAAGCATGCACGACGATAAGTCACCATGACTTTCCCGCCATGGTCGGCCATCCGACTTATGGCGTCATCCATCTTTACAGGAGACACTCTCATGAACAAAGAACAAGTAGAAGGCGCGCTTAAAGATGCAGCGGGCAAAGTACAACAAGAAATTGGCAAGCTTGTCGGCAGCACAGAACAACAAGCCAAAGGCCTGGCAAAACAGGTAGAAGGAAAAGCAGAGAAAGCCGTCGG is a genomic window containing:
- a CDS encoding CsbD family protein, whose product is MNKEQVEGALKDAAGKVQQEIGKLVGSTEQQAKGLAKQVEGKAEKAVGDAKDAFKK